From Coffea arabica cultivar ET-39 chromosome 2e, Coffea Arabica ET-39 HiFi, whole genome shotgun sequence, the proteins below share one genomic window:
- the LOC113730985 gene encoding uncharacterized protein, giving the protein MASFSAKIPVLMQLSMLLLISSSVFADEHEHSKWPAHPPAEAPEHHKGHHHHHHHHHPPTYPPVKPPVHPPVKPPVHPPVKPPVHPPVYPPVKPPVHPPVKPPVHPPVKPPVHPPVYPPVKPPVHPPVKPPVHPPVKPPVHPPVKPPVHPPVYPPVKPPVHPPVKPPVHPPVKPPVHPPVKPPVHPPVKPPVHPPVYPPVKPPVHPPVKPPVHPPVKPPVHPPVYPPVKPPVHPPVKPPVHPPVKPPVHPPVYPPVKPPVHPPVKPPVHPPVKPPVYPPVRKLVAVQGVVYCKTCSYAGFNPKEAMPLQGAVVRVRCQNTRFKPVVAEGKTDKNGYFFIVPEMVTSLASHTCKVYLVKSPSLKCSAPTNLNYGSEGASLIPNPAHKPNPLGPKYALYNVGPFAFEPAKPTPCPR; this is encoded by the exons ATGGCTTCTTTCTCAGCCAAAATCCCTGTTCTCATGCAGCTCTCAATGCTTCTGCTCATAAGCTCATCAGTTTTTGCTGACGAGCATGAACATTCCAAATGGCCAGCACATCCACCAGCTGAAGCCCCTGAACACCACAAgggtcaccaccaccaccaccaccaccaccaccccccaACCTATCCTCCAGTGAAGCCTCCGGTTCATCCACCGGTTAAGCCTCCAGTGCACCCTCCCGTGAAGCCTCCAGTTCATCCACCAGTGTACCCTCCCGTGAAGCCTCCAGTTCACCCACCGGTTAAGCCTCCAGTGCACCCTCCCGTGAAGCCTCCGGTTCATCCACCAGTGTACCCTCCCGTGAAGCCTCCAGTTCATCCACCGGTGAAGCCTCCAGTACACCCACCGGTTAAGCCTCCAGTACACCCTCCCGTGAAGCCTCCGGTTCATCCACCAGTATACCCACCCGTGAAGCCTCCAGTTCATCCACCGGTTAAGCCTCCAGTGCACCCTCCCGTGAAGCCTCCAGTACACCCACCGGTTAAGCCTCCAGTGCACCCTCCCGTGAAGCCTCCGGTTCATCCACCAGTATACCCTCCCGTGAAGCCCCCAGTTCATCCACCGGTTAAGCCTCCAGTGCACCCTCCCGTGAAGCCTCCGGTTCATCCACCAGTATACCCTCCCGTGAAGCCCCCAGTTCATCCACCGGTTAAGCCTCCAGTGCACCCTCCCGTGAAGCCTCCGGTTCATCCACCAGTATACCCTCCCGTGAAGCCTCCAGTTCATCCACCGGTTAAGCCTCCAGTGCACCCACCTGTGAAGCCTCCAGTCTACCCTCCGGTAAGGAAGCTTGTGGCGGTACAAGGAGTTGTTTATTGCAAGACCTGCAGTTATGCTGGTTTTAATCCCAAGGAAGCTATGCCTCTCCAGG GTGCTGTGGTGAGAGTTAGATGTCAGAATACCCGGTTTAAGCCTGTGGTGGCAGAAGGCAAGACAGACAAGAATGGTTACTTCTTCATCGTGCCAGAGATGGTGACCAGCCTCGCTTCCCATACTTGTAAGGTGTATCTAGTGAAATCGCCCTCCCTGAAGTGCAGCGCTCCGACAAATCTCAATTATGGATCGGAGGGAGCAAGCTTAATTCCAAATCCAGCTCACAAGCCCAATCCTTTGGGACCAAAATATGCTCTGTACAATGTTGGACCTTTTGCCTTTGAACCGGCAAAGCCGACCCCATGCCCTCGTTGA
- the LOC113730986 gene encoding CDGSH iron-sulfur domain-containing protein NEET-like — protein MASMASASVAPAGFSYGRPPFSASEKLRRTVVVRAEAINPGIRKTEDKVVDSVVIAELNKPFTAYCRCWRSGTFPLCDGSHVKHNKATGDNVWPLLVKKQ, from the exons ATGGCGTCCATGGCTAGTGCAAGCGTAGCTCCTGCTGGATTCTCATACGGCAGGCCTCCATTTTCTGCTTCAGAGAAGCTGAGGAGAACGGTGGTGGTGAGGGCTGAAGCCATAAACCCAGGTATCAGGAAGACCGAAGACAAAGTGGTGGACTCTGTTGTTATCGCCGAACTGAACAAGCCTTTCACTGCTTACTGCAG GTGTTGGCGGTCTGGGACTTTCCCTTTATGCGATGGAAGCCATGTGAAGCACAATAAGGCTACTGGAGACAATGTTTGGCCTCTGCTAGTGAAGAAGCAGTGA